A DNA window from Parabacteroides johnsonii DSM 18315 contains the following coding sequences:
- a CDS encoding RagB/SusD family nutrient uptake outer membrane protein, whose product MKRIYLYFIFCAMAVVGLCTSCDAQLEQINPNKATEDTFWKNEADFELALTSCYTPLKNALNGGYYGTRGVMMRIARADEVEFRNDISDVFQACYFTNTNGNTLSQGMFYQFYNALYRTNSIMQKLEEKQGDFSDEFINKVKGECLFIRGFYLFQLGKEFKNAPLRLTASQSPSTFPLAKSSQAEIWAQAEQDLITAASLLPVTNEVIGKPTKGAAYAVLGKIYVYEENFDKAIEVLEPLTKSPYTYRLVEDFSWNFDDVHENNAESIFELLMEPVGGTDIWGDGENINSTQTNTRPKEYAAPEASGWYEANPTQQMMDIFMKEKDKDGNFDYRARSSAAWDYEGCMYYLSPFREKFKEEKWNTYWILKYQNWNTAESEADPPMSVINERAIRYADVLLLLSESYLRGKQDLPTAISYLNQIRERANLNPYSGAQTYEAVFNDLEHQRAIEFFVEGERFYDLRRWGLLEERMQTCNAARYKQLMTGKVGDTNRYYYYPIPAKEISANPLCTPNEGW is encoded by the coding sequence ATGAAACGAATATATCTATATTTTATATTTTGTGCAATGGCTGTTGTCGGCTTGTGCACATCATGTGACGCCCAATTGGAACAAATAAATCCGAACAAGGCAACGGAAGATACTTTCTGGAAGAACGAAGCTGATTTCGAATTGGCTTTGACATCTTGCTATACTCCTTTGAAGAATGCGCTGAACGGCGGATATTATGGAACTCGAGGAGTCATGATGCGTATTGCACGTGCCGACGAAGTAGAGTTCAGGAATGACATCAGTGATGTTTTTCAAGCCTGCTATTTCACCAATACGAATGGCAACACGCTGTCACAGGGAATGTTCTACCAGTTCTATAATGCTTTGTACCGGACGAACTCGATCATGCAGAAGTTGGAAGAAAAACAAGGAGATTTTTCCGACGAGTTTATCAATAAAGTGAAAGGCGAATGTCTGTTTATACGTGGATTTTATTTGTTCCAGTTGGGTAAGGAGTTTAAGAATGCACCTTTGCGCCTGACTGCTTCACAGTCTCCGTCCACTTTCCCGTTGGCAAAATCTTCGCAGGCTGAAATCTGGGCGCAAGCCGAACAGGATCTGATCACGGCCGCATCTTTGCTGCCGGTGACGAACGAGGTGATCGGTAAGCCGACCAAAGGCGCTGCTTATGCGGTTTTAGGGAAGATTTATGTATATGAGGAAAATTTTGACAAAGCGATCGAGGTATTGGAACCTCTGACAAAATCTCCTTATACCTATCGTTTGGTCGAAGATTTTTCCTGGAACTTTGACGATGTGCATGAGAACAATGCGGAAAGTATTTTCGAACTGTTGATGGAACCGGTCGGAGGTACTGATATTTGGGGGGACGGAGAGAATATCAATTCCACCCAGACGAACACCCGCCCGAAAGAGTATGCAGCACCTGAAGCTAGTGGTTGGTATGAAGCTAATCCTACCCAGCAGATGATGGACATATTCATGAAAGAAAAAGATAAGGATGGTAATTTTGATTATCGTGCCCGTTCATCGGCTGCCTGGGATTATGAAGGTTGTATGTATTACTTGTCTCCTTTCCGCGAAAAGTTTAAGGAAGAAAAATGGAATACATATTGGATTCTGAAATACCAGAACTGGAATACGGCGGAATCAGAAGCCGATCCTCCTATGTCCGTTATCAACGAGCGTGCCATCCGTTATGCCGATGTTCTCTTGTTGCTTTCCGAGTCTTATCTGCGTGGAAAGCAGGACCTTCCTACAGCGATCAGCTACTTGAACCAGATCCGTGAACGTGCCAACTTGAATCCATATAGCGGGGCTCAAACCTATGAAGCTGTTTTTAATGATTTGGAACATCAGCGTGCTATCGAGTTCTTCGTGGAAGGAGAACGTTTCTACGACTTGCGCCGTTGGGGATTGCTGGAAGAACGCATGCAGACTTGTAATGCCGCCCGCTATAAGCAATTGATGACTGGTAAAGTCGGTGATACGAACCGTTATTATTATTATCCGATACCAGCGAAGGAAATCTCGGCAAATCCGCTGTGTACTCCGAATGAAGGTTGGTAA
- a CDS encoding family 20 glycosylhydrolase, whose translation MKIQLLIISLLLAASSLYARSLDKVFQLLPQPQSVEVFPGKGIMHTDLKFVSTAPGTPVPILGALTDVLPRAGRGGKGLYLQLSGQNVPDSPEGYVLVVNDKGVIVTARTEAGLFYGCQTLEQLLEDSRDFGREIPQMKITDYPAIAYRAVHLDTKHHLDRMEYYYRMVDRLARYKVNAVIWELEDKLRFTRRPEIGAPNAISKQEMQALCRYAKERNVEISPLVQGLGHAGFILKHHWELRENPASDWEFCPSDPRTYEVQFDLYLDALEAMPYGKYLHVGGDEITAIGIDDRCKATGKTAFELQMIWLKKVCRFAVEHGRIPIFWDDMPLKYAGIWELVLSDKSEEEVAKVWDTSKLDEAIGLFPKECVYMRWKYEDAATSAHRRLLKWYHDKGLKVMGATAASAGDSPFMPRRNTRSEYVKGFSQLVADNQLEGILATAWDDGSPHLETVWRGFIAQGEFGWNPSARDIGAFKQVHAQREYGFLPEDNRMDFLDELEKAVFFFDGALVTSGHRNPAWGTSDFTLIGLPDKANPGAWSELYEDKIARAKIEADRYEKIAEGIRKAKAEALRNRYTLQVYEQTNNLQNYPVRLILALNDYDTAKDETARRDALETVAEVCDYFDVMRADLESVYSETRFMQQPEGFISDLNHHNHLASKTNNSDWWYYYEIPMIRKVRAWMK comes from the coding sequence ATGAAAATACAGCTATTAATAATTAGTCTATTGCTTGCGGCAAGCAGCCTCTATGCCCGTAGCCTGGATAAGGTGTTTCAACTTTTGCCCCAGCCTCAATCGGTTGAGGTGTTTCCGGGAAAAGGAATTATGCATACCGATCTTAAGTTTGTCTCGACTGCACCCGGAACTCCTGTTCCAATATTGGGAGCGTTGACGGATGTCCTTCCCCGTGCCGGACGTGGGGGAAAAGGATTGTATCTTCAACTGTCTGGGCAGAATGTCCCCGATTCGCCCGAAGGATATGTTTTGGTGGTGAATGATAAGGGGGTGATTGTGACGGCACGTACGGAAGCGGGTCTTTTCTATGGTTGCCAGACATTGGAGCAACTGTTGGAGGATAGCCGCGATTTCGGACGGGAAATTCCGCAAATGAAGATAACCGATTATCCGGCCATTGCCTACCGTGCTGTCCATCTCGATACGAAGCATCATCTGGACCGGATGGAATATTATTACCGAATGGTTGATCGGTTGGCACGTTATAAAGTGAATGCGGTTATCTGGGAACTGGAAGACAAGCTGCGTTTTACCCGCCGTCCGGAAATAGGTGCCCCGAATGCGATCAGTAAGCAGGAGATGCAGGCGCTCTGCCGGTATGCGAAAGAACGGAATGTCGAGATCAGTCCGCTTGTACAGGGACTCGGCCATGCCGGTTTTATCTTGAAACATCATTGGGAACTGCGTGAAAATCCGGCCAGCGACTGGGAGTTCTGTCCGTCCGATCCGCGTACATACGAGGTGCAGTTCGACCTTTATCTGGATGCACTCGAAGCCATGCCATACGGGAAATACCTGCATGTCGGTGGGGATGAGATCACGGCGATCGGAATCGACGACCGTTGTAAGGCGACCGGAAAGACGGCTTTCGAGTTGCAGATGATCTGGTTGAAAAAGGTGTGCCGATTTGCGGTCGAGCATGGGCGTATACCGATCTTTTGGGATGATATGCCATTAAAATATGCTGGTATCTGGGAGCTTGTGCTAAGCGATAAATCTGAAGAAGAAGTGGCAAAGGTCTGGGACACCAGCAAATTAGATGAGGCGATCGGTTTGTTTCCGAAAGAGTGTGTGTATATGCGCTGGAAGTATGAAGATGCGGCGACATCTGCCCATCGACGTCTTTTGAAATGGTATCATGATAAAGGGCTGAAGGTGATGGGAGCGACAGCAGCATCTGCCGGTGACTCACCTTTCATGCCACGCCGGAATACACGCTCGGAATATGTGAAAGGATTCAGTCAGTTAGTTGCCGACAACCAGTTAGAAGGAATATTAGCGACTGCCTGGGACGACGGTTCACCGCATCTGGAAACGGTCTGGAGAGGTTTTATCGCACAAGGTGAGTTCGGTTGGAACCCATCGGCACGGGATATCGGAGCATTCAAGCAGGTACATGCACAGCGCGAATATGGTTTCCTTCCAGAGGATAACCGGATGGACTTTCTGGATGAACTGGAAAAGGCGGTCTTTTTCTTCGATGGTGCGTTGGTGACTTCCGGCCACCGGAATCCAGCTTGGGGTACGTCGGATTTTACTCTGATCGGATTGCCTGACAAGGCGAATCCGGGGGCATGGAGCGAACTGTATGAAGATAAAATTGCGCGGGCAAAAATAGAAGCGGACCGTTATGAGAAGATTGCCGAAGGAATCAGAAAAGCGAAGGCAGAGGCGTTGCGCAATCGTTATACGTTGCAGGTTTATGAACAAACGAACAACCTACAAAACTATCCGGTACGCCTGATCTTGGCTTTGAATGACTACGATACGGCAAAAGATGAAACTGCCCGGAGGGACGCTTTGGAGACGGTCGCCGAGGTCTGTGATTACTTCGATGTCATGCGGGCAGACTTGGAGTCGGTCTATTCCGAAACCCGTTTCATGCAGCAGCCCGAAGGTTTTATTTCCGATCTGAATCATCATAATCATTTAGCTTCCAAGACGAACAATAGTGATTGGTGGTATTATTACGAGATTCCGATGATCCGGAAAGTTCGGGCTTGGATGAAGTAG